The Corallococcus silvisoli genome contains the following window.
CTGTTCCAGTTTCCGACCCTGGAGTCGCTGGCGCGGCACCTGGATGAAACCACCGAGGCTCCGTCCGTCCCGGTGCCGTCGAAGCCTGTCTGGAGTTCGGAGCGCTCGGACCGCATCGCCATCATCGGCATGGCGGGCCGGTTCCCGGGAGCACCCGACATCGAGTCACTGTGGCGGCTGCTGGTGGAAGGACGTGAAGGGCTCTCCCGCTTCGATCGGGAGACGCTGCTGGCGGCGGGCGAGGAGCCGCGACTCCTGGATGACCCTGCCTATGTCCGGGCGTCGGGCCTCTTGGACGACGTCGAAGCCTTCGACGCCGCCTTCTTCGGCTACAGCCCACAGGACGCGCGGCTGATGGATCCCCAGCAGCGCGTGTTCCTGGAGTGTGCCTGGGAGGCGCTCGAGGCCGCCGGCTACGACCCGAAGCGGCTGCCGGGAAGGGCGGGCCTGTTCGCGGGTTCGGGAGTCCCGCGCTACTGGCTGGACCACGTCGTGCCGCGCTTCCGCTCCTTGTCCGTGGCCTCCGACATGTATCGCTCCATCCTGGGCAATCCGTGGCAGTTCCTCGCCACGACGACCGCGTACAAGCTGGGGCTGCGCGGTCCCGCGCTCACGGTGCAGACCGCGTGCTCCACGTCGCTCGTGGCCGTGCACCTGGCCTGCCAGAGCCTGCGGACAGGGGAGTGCGACATGGCGCTGGCGGGGGGCGTGTCCCTCTTCGCGTCGGGTCCCTCCGGCTACCTCCATGAGGAAGGGGGCATCACGTCGCCGGATGGTCACTGCCGCCCCTTCGACGCGAAGGGGCAGGGCACGGTGCCCTCCAGCGGCGTGGCGCTCGTGGTGCTCAAGCGCCTGGAGGACGCGCTGCGGGATGGGGACTCCATCCACGCGGTCATCCGGGGCTCGGCCATCAACAACGACGGCGCCGACAAGGTTGGCTTCACCGCCCCGAGCGTGCAGGGCCAGCGCGACGTCATCGCGCGAGCACACGCCGCGGCGGGGGTGTCGCCGCGCCACATCACCTACGTCGAGGCCCACGGCACGGCGACACCGCTGGGGGATCCGCTCGAAGTCCAGGCGCTGCGGCTGGCCTTTGGTGACCGAGCGCCTTCGGACCCGCCCTGTGTCCTGGGGGCGCTCAAGAGCAACGTGGGGCACCTGGACTCGGCGGCCGGTGTGGCGGGGTTGATCAAGGCGACGCTGGCCCTGGAGCGCCACTTCCTTCCCGGGACCGTCCACTTCGAACATCCCCATCCGGAGTCGGGCCTGGAGCATTCGCCCTTCGTGGTGAGCCGGGAAGGGCGACCGTGGGATGCTCCTGGTGCGCTGCCGCGTCTGGCCGGGGTGAGCGCGTTTGGCATTGGCGGAACCAATGCCCACGTGGTCCTGGAAGAAGCCCCGCCTGTTCCCGCCCTCTCCCCCATGAACGAGGAGGCATCGGTCCTGGTGCTCTCCGCCCGGAGCGCGGAGGCGCTAAGCGCGGCATCCCTGCGGCTCGCGGAGCACCTGGAGCGTACGCGCGCGCGCTCATTGGCGGAGGCCGCGTACACGTTGCAGGAGGGCCGCACCGTCTTCGCGCACCGGCGCGCGGTCACCTGCGAGACTCCCGAGGAGGCCATCGCGAAGCTCCGGCGGGAGGGGCCCGCGCGGCGCGCCTCGCCCGAGCCTCCGGAGGTGGCCTTCCTGTTTCCCGGGACGGGCACGCAGGAGGCCGGCATGGGCGCGGCGTGGTACCGGCGTGCCCCCGCGTATCGCGAAGCTTTCGATGCATGCGTCAGCGCCTTCGGCCGCGACGTGGAGCGGGAGCTGCGGAGCGCACTGCTCGCGGACGAGCACGGAGGCCGCGCGGAGGAGATGCTTCGCGCACCCTCGCTGGGCATGGCCGCGATCTTCACGACGGAGTACGCGCTGTCGCGGCTGTTGGGTGTCTGGGGCGTCCGCCCGTCGAGCCTCATGGGGCACAGCCTGGGCGAATACGCCGCCGCCTGCCTCGCGGGAGTCCTGTCATTGGAGCAGGCCGTGGCGCTGGTGTCGCTGCGAGGCCGGCTCTGCGATGCGCTGCCGCCCTCCGGCATGCTGGCCGTGCCGCTGCCGGAGGATGAACTGACACAGGCGCTTCCCGCCGGACTGTCCCTGGCCGCGGTCAACGGGCCCGGTCAGTGCGTGGTGTCGGGCGCGCTGGAGGCGCTGGAGGACTTCGCGGCGCGATTGCAGGAGAAGGGCGTGCGGTCGAAGCGGCTGCCACGCTCCAGTGGGTTCCACTCCGTCCTCGTCGAACCCGTGATGGAGCCCCTGACCGCCCTGGCCCGGTCGATGACTCCCAACGCCCCGGCGATCCCCATGGTCTCCAACGTCTCGGGACGCTGGCTGACCGAGGACGACGCGCGCGATGCCTCCTACTGGGCCCGGCATCTTCGGCGCACGGTGCGTTTCGCCGATGGACTGGAGCTGCTGCTGGAGGACCGGGAGCGGATCCTCGTGGAGGTGGGGCCGGGACGAACGCTCTCCACGCTGGCGTCGCTGCACCCGGGCGCGGGCCGGGAGCGGCTGGTGGTGCCTACGCTCGGAGTGCCCGCCGGGAGACGTCAGCCTCGGGAGAGCGATGAGAAGGCCCTGCTCGACGCCGTGGGGCAGCTCTGGTCCGCGGGCGTCCCCGTGGACTGGAGCGGGCCGCGAGGAGACGCGCCGCGCGCACGCGTCGCGCTGCCAACGTATCCCTTCGAGCGGAAGCCGTACGCGTTGGGGCGCCCGGAGCCTCGGCCCTCTCCGACGCCACCCCCTTCGCACCGGGCCCTGGACCGCGACGAGGTGTGGGCGGCCATGGAGGCCCTCTGGAAGGAACTGCTCGGCGTGGAGTCGCTGACCCCCGACAGCCACTTCTTCGAGCTGGGGGGAACCTCGCTCCTGGTCGTGCAGCTCAACCACGAGCTCAAGTCGCGCCTGTCGATCAGCCTGTCGCTGCACGCGGTGCTGGAGCACCCGACGCTGGGCGCATGGGTGCAAGCGGTCCAGGAGGCGTTGGAGCGGGCGGGGAGGCCGCTCCGCAAGGCACCTTCGCTGCGGATCCGGCTCCAGGAGGGACGGCCGGAGCGGACGCCGCTGTTCCTGGTGCAGCCCATTGGTGGCACGGTCTACACGTACCTGCCGCTGACCCGGCGGTTGGGCGCTGACAGGCCCGTGCATGCGTTCCGCGCATCGGGGCTGGAGCCCGGTGAGAGGCTCTACCGGGACGTGCCCGAGATGGCGCGCCAGTACGTGGACGAGCTGCTGGAGTTCCAACCCCAGGGGCCCTTCTGGCTGGGAGGCCATTCCTCCGGAGGCGTCATCGCATATGAGATGGCGGGCATCCTGCTGGAGCGCGGCCATGCCGTGGCGGGCGTCATCCAGATCGACACGGTGACGGTGGATGACTCGCGCAGGCTGGGGATCCGGAGCGTGGGGGACGTGCTCCAGCTCATCGACGCGTTCCGGGAGATCTCCCCGCGCGCGGCGGAGGGACTGCGGGCCGCGATGGAGGTCGACACACGGCTGCGGGACGTGGTGCTCGCCACCAACGAAGCCATCGCCGCGTACTCGCCCGGTCGTCACGCGGTCCCCCTCGTGTACCTGCGGGCCACGGAGCGGGACGCGGTCCTGGACGGCCACGCGGAGGCATGGTGGAAGGCGTTGACGACCGCTTCGTTCCGCGCCCATGAGGTGCGGGGCAATCACTTCACCGTCATGGAGGAGCCCTTCGTGGCGGAGGTGGCGCGGATCCTCCGGGACTGTCTGTCCGGGGAGAAGGGTGCCGGGGACGATGACGCCGACGCAGGATGAGTGGAAGGCCGCGCTGTCACGCCGCTTCACCGCGTTCGTGGAGGCCTATGAGCGCGGGAGCCTGGAGGCCATGAGCGAGCTGTTCTGGCACGACGACGACATCGTGGTCGTGGGCACCCACTCCAACCTGCACTTCAGGGGTTGGGAGCAGGTGGAGCACTCCTTCCGCACCCAGTTCGGCAGCCTGCGCGACATCCGCGTGACGCTGCGCTCCGAACAGCTCTGGCACGGCGGAGCCCCGCCCTCCACGATGGCGTGCCTCACGGTGCCCGCGATGGACATCGCCCTGGTCGCGGGCGGAAGGCCCGTCACCTTCGAGGGGATTCGCGTGACGTGCGCGTTCGAGCGCCGGGACGCCGAGTGGCGGATGGTCCAACTGCACTGGTCGCTCCCGCGCACGGAGGTGCTGGTCGACCACAAGTACCGGTGATCACCCCGGAGGCAACGGCGAGCGCCGAGGCGTGCCCAGCAGCTCCAGCGTGCGCATCGCCACGTCCGCCAGCGTGGACGTGCAGGGCATGCAGCCTCCGCCGCAGCACGGAGGCCAGTCCCCTTCCGGGTCGCGCAGGAGCGGATACACGCAGCCCCGCAGGGACTGGGGCAGTCCCGCTTCATCGCAAGCCTGGAGCAGCGCCGCCTGCACGGTGGCATCCTTCACGTCCATCGCTTCTGACTTCCTAACCCGGCCCCTCCCACGCCGCCCAGCTCCAGCAAGGAAGCCTCGTGCGCCCCGAGTCCCCGACCCGCCCGTTCGCATCCAGCACGCAAGCCGGGGCCGCCGCCTGGAGGGCCCGCGTGTGGCTGCTGGCGGTCCTTGGCTGCGCGTGCGCGGGGCCCGCCACCCGCGCGCGAGCAACCGACCCCACGGTGCGCCTGATGGACGCCGCGCGAGCGCACGCCATCTCCCGCGGATCCACCCAGGCCCCCGTCTGCTCTCCGGATGTCGCGTTGCTTCGGCCAGGAGGTGGCGTCGACCTGGAGCGGCTTCACGCCGCGGGCCACCCGGTGGTCGTCTGGACCGTGAACGACCTGCCCACGATGCAGGCCCTGCTCCGGCGAGGCGTGGACGGCATCATCAGCGACCGGCCGGACCTCCTCGCGCGAGCGGTGCGTGACTTCGACGCCGACGCGGACGGCATCCCCGGAGACCTGCTGGACGCGGATGGGCTCATCAACCTCAAGCGCTTCGATGCGCAGGGCCACCGGGGCGCGCGGGGCCTGCGTCCGGAGAACACGCTGCCCGCGTTCGAGGCCGCGCTGGACTTCCAGATGACCACCCTGGAGCTGGACACCGTGCTCACCGCCGACGGTGTCCCGGTGCTCTCCCACGACCCGGACCTCTCACCCGCGAAGTGCCGCCACTTGGATGGAAGCCCTCTCCCGGAGCCCATCCCCATCGCGTCCCTCACCGCCGCCCGGCTCCAGGCCACCTTCGTCTGCGACCAGCTCCTCGCGGACCGTCCGGAACAGACGAGGGAGCGCGCCCGCTCGCCGGAAGCCGTCGCGTTCGCGGCCCGCGAGGGCCTCCCGGACCCCTACACCCTCCCCACGTTGCGCCAGGTGTTTGCCTTCGCGCGAAGTCAGGCGGACGCCGAACATCAGGCCCGCGACCCGCTCCGCGCCCGGAATGCCCGGCGCGTCCGCTTCAATGTCGAACTCAAGCGGGTGTCCGCCAGGACAGACATCGAACCGGCCCACGGAGATGCGGTCGCCGCGGTCATTCGCGAGGCCGGGCTCGTCGACCGCGTGGACGTGCAGTCCTTCGACTCGCGGGCCCTGCGCTCGGTCCAGGACAGGCATCCGGACCTGCGGACCGTCTTCCTCCTGGAGTCGGGGCGTGGGCCCGCCCAGGAGGAAGGTGGAAGGGGCTCAGGTGGTGGAGGACCGTGAGCCCATCCGCTTGGGCCTCAGGCCTGCTTCCCTCGCGCTACGCCTTCACCTCGCGCGTCAGCGTCGAAGACCACGGGCACCAATGGTTGCCCGGGAGGAAGGCGCCGCCCGCCTCGTCCAGGTTCTCCTCGACATAGGTCATGTCGGCGTCGCACACCTCGATGGCCATCT
Protein-coding sequences here:
- a CDS encoding nuclear transport factor 2 family protein, whose product is MTPTQDEWKAALSRRFTAFVEAYERGSLEAMSELFWHDDDIVVVGTHSNLHFRGWEQVEHSFRTQFGSLRDIRVTLRSEQLWHGGAPPSTMACLTVPAMDIALVAGGRPVTFEGIRVTCAFERRDAEWRMVQLHWSLPRTEVLVDHKYR
- a CDS encoding glycerophosphodiester phosphodiesterase family protein — protein: MRPESPTRPFASSTQAGAAAWRARVWLLAVLGCACAGPATRARATDPTVRLMDAARAHAISRGSTQAPVCSPDVALLRPGGGVDLERLHAAGHPVVVWTVNDLPTMQALLRRGVDGIISDRPDLLARAVRDFDADADGIPGDLLDADGLINLKRFDAQGHRGARGLRPENTLPAFEAALDFQMTTLELDTVLTADGVPVLSHDPDLSPAKCRHLDGSPLPEPIPIASLTAARLQATFVCDQLLADRPEQTRERARSPEAVAFAAREGLPDPYTLPTLRQVFAFARSQADAEHQARDPLRARNARRVRFNVELKRVSARTDIEPAHGDAVAAVIREAGLVDRVDVQSFDSRALRSVQDRHPDLRTVFLLESGRGPAQEEGGRGSGGGGP